A window of the Hevea brasiliensis isolate MT/VB/25A 57/8 chromosome 6, ASM3005281v1, whole genome shotgun sequence genome harbors these coding sequences:
- the LOC110642279 gene encoding beta-fructofuranosidase, insoluble isoenzyme CWINV1-like yields MAIFFMRLFFYFFVLHFGHGVFELEASHHVYHTFQNLEESAVSATSQPYRTGYHFQPPKNWMNDPNGPMIYKGIYHLFYQYNPKGAVKGKGSIVWAHSTSRDLVNWTPQKVAIYPSQPSDIDGTWSGSATILQDGTPALLYTGINPLHQQVQNLALPKNSSDPYLLEWVKSPKNAVMAPAPENQINASSFRDPTTAWLGVDGRWRVIIGSKINRKGLAYLYRSKDFVHWIKAKRPLHSAKNTGMWECVDFFPVSVNSPVGFDTSTLGPTVKHVLKASLDDTKHDYYTIGEYDHAKDIYIPDEGSLDGDSGLRYDYGKFYASKTFFDSAKNRRLLWAWLNESSSVSDDIKKGWAGIQAIPRAVWLDKSGKQLVQWPIEEIEMLRTNPVHLPSQDLKGGSVLEVPSVTAAQANVEITFKLSNFRKAEVLDPSWTNPQLLCSQKGTSVRGSLGPFGLLVLASKGMQEYTSVFFRIFKGQNKHVVLMCSDQSRSSLNPDNDKTTYGTFVDVDPVHKQLSLRSLIDRSVVESFGGQGKSCISARVYPTLAINKAAHLYAFNNGSESVTITRLSAWSMKKAHIN; encoded by the exons ATGGCAATCTTTTTTATGAGGCTCTTCTTCTACTTCTTTGTTCTCCACTTTGGCCATGGGGTTTTTGAGCTTGAAGCTTCCCATCATGTTTACCATACGTTTCAAAATCTTGAAGAATCTGCAGTTTCTGCAACAAGTCAACCTTACAGAACCGGTTATCACTTTCAACCTCCCAAGAACTGGATGAATG ATCCAAATG GGCCAATGATTTACAAGGGAATTTACCACCTGTTCTACCAATACAATCCTAAAGGAGCTGTGAAGGGCAAGGGCAGCATCGTATGGGCCCACTCAACTTCAAGAGATCTTGTTAATTGGACCCCACAAAAGGTTGCCATCTATCCATCTCAACCATCAGATATTGATGGCACCTGGTCTGGTTCAGCCACAATCCTCCAAGATGGTACACCTGCTCTTCTTTACACGGGAATTAACCCACTACACCAACAAGTTCAAAACTTGGCCTTGCCCAAAAACTCATCTGATCCATACCTGTTAGAATGGGTGAAATCACCCAAAAATGCTGTTATGGCACCCGCCCCTGAGAACCAAATTAATGCTAGCTCATTCAGAGACCCAACCACTGCCTGGCTTGGTGTTGATGGAAGATGGAGGGTGATCATTGGAAGCAAAATTAACCGCAAGGGATTAGCATATCTTTACAGAAGTAAAGATTTTGTTCATTGGATTAAAGCCAAACGCCCATTGCATTCTGCCAAGAACACTGGAATGTGGGAATGTGTGGATTTTTTTCCAGTGTCAGTTAATAGCCCAGTTGGGTTTGATACATCAACATTGGGACCAACTGTTAAGCATGTGCTTAAGGCGAGTTTAGATGATACTAAACATGATTACTACACAATAGGAGAATATGATCATGCGAAAGATATTTATATTCCGGATGAAGGATCACTGGATGGTGATTCTGGCTTAAGATATGATTATGGGAAATTTTATGCCTCAAAAACTTTCTTCGACAGTGCTAAGAACAGAAGGCTCTTGTGGGCTTGGCTAAATGAATCTTCTAGTGTTAGTGATGATATCAAGAAGGGTTGGGCTGGAATTCAG GCAATTCCAAGAGCTGTCTGGCTTGACAAATCAGGAAAGCAACTGGTGCAATGGCCTATCGAAGAAATTGAAATGCTTCGTACGAATCCAGTCCACTTGCCTAGCCAAGACCTTAAGGGAGGATCTGTGCTTGAAGTCCCTAGTGTCACAGCAGCACAGGCAA ATGTGGAGATTACATTTAAGTTATCAAATTTTAGAAAAGCGGAAGTGCTAGACCCAAGCTGGACTAACCCGCAATTGCTTTGTAGCCAAAAGGGTACCTCAGTTAGAGGCAGTTTAGGTCCATTTGGGTTGCTGGTTTTGGCTTCTAAAGGCATGCAAGAGTATACATCTGTTTTCTTTAGAATATTCAAAGGCCAGAACAAACATGTGGTGCTTATGTGCAGTGACCAAAGCAG GTCTTCACTAAATCCAGATAATGATAAGACCACTTATGGGACATTTGTGGACGTGGACCCCGTTCATAAGCAATTGTCATTAAGAAGCTTG ATTGATCGTTCAGTAGTGGAAAGCTTTGGTGGACAAGGAAAGAGCTGCATTTCAGCAAGAGTCTATCCCACCTTGGCAATAAATAAGGCAGCCCACTTGTATGCTTTCAATAATGGAAGTGAAAGTGTTACTATCACAAGACTGAGTGCTTGGAGCATGAAGAAGGCTCATATCAACTGA